In a single window of the Papaver somniferum cultivar HN1 chromosome 8, ASM357369v1, whole genome shotgun sequence genome:
- the LOC113302498 gene encoding homeobox-leucine zipper protein HAT4-like, which produces MFVEKEDLGLSLSLCSSTTAENRYPLQLNLMPPASVSNNPSPFLIHHQKTNSITNWNEAFGSSDRITAEMYRGETRSFLRGIDVNRMPSTTATIDCEEEVGVSSPNSTVSSISGNKRRSIERDTINCSGGDGEDNEIERASSRSGGNGGGMNSDDEDGENSRKKLRLSKDQSAILEETFKEHNTLNPKQKLALAKQLNLRPRQVEVWFQNRRARTKLKQTEVDCEFLKRCCENLTEENRRLQKEVQELRALKLSPQFYMQMTPPTTLTMCPSCERVAVSASTNASAAGSTPPVPAPSVAAEAAHHRHHQQMSAQQRALPTNPWAQTPVVSRR; this is translated from the exons ATGTTTGTGGAAAAGGAAGATTTAGGATTAAGTTTGAGTTTATGTTCATCAACAACAGCAGAGAATAGATATCCATTACAACTAAATCTAATGCCTCCTGCTTCAGTCTCTAATAATCCTTCACCATTTTTGATTCATCATCAGAAGACTAACAGTATTACTAATTGGAATGAAGCTTTCGGATCATCTG ATCGGATTACAGCAGAGATGTACAGAGGAGAAACAAGATCATTCTTAAGAGGAATTGATGTAAACAGAATGccatcaacaacagcaacaatagATTGTGAAGAAGAGGTAGGAGTTTCATCACCAAATAGTACAGTTTCGAGTATAAGTGGGAATAAAAGAAGAAGTATCGAAAGAGATACCATAAATTGTTCTGGTGGTGATGGGGAAGATAATGAAATCGAAAGAGCTTCTTCTCGAAGTGGTGGTAATGGAGGAGGAATGAATAGTGACGATGAAGACGGTGAGAATTCAAGGAAAAAACTAAGACTCTCTAAAGATCAATCTGCCATTCTCGAAGAAACATTCAAAGAGCACAACACTCTCAACCCA AAACAAAAACTGGCATTAGCAAAGCAATTGAATCTTAGACCTAGACAAGTGGAAGTTTGGTTTCAGAACAGAAGGGCAAG GACCAAGTTGAAACAAACTGAAGTTGATTGCGAATTCCTGaagagatgttgtgaaaatttGACAGAGGAGAATAGACGATTACAGAAAGAAGTTCAAGAACTGAGGGCATTAAAGTTGTCCCCGCAGTTTTATATGCAAATGACACCGCCAACAACTCTCACTATGTGTCCATCTTGTGAACGTGTTGCAGTCTCAGCTTCAACAAATGCATCGGCTGCAGGATCTACCCCACCTGTTCCAGCACCATCAGTTGCTGCTGAAGCTGCTCACCATCGACACCACCAGCAAATGAGCGCACAGCAAAGAGCATTGCCCACCAATCCTTGGGCCCAAACTCCTGTTGTCTCTAGAAGATGA